CACTTAACTCAAAAGATTGTTCTTCAAATAAATCTTTTCTATCCAATTTTATTTCATCAAGTCTTTTTTTTATTAATTTTCTTGCATCATTATTTAAAATTTCAAAAGATAAATCCTCAAGTTCGTCTCTTATTCTATGCATTCCCATTCTATCAGCTAATGGGGCATAAATTTCCATAGTTTCTTGAGCTATCCTTTTTCTTTTATCTTCTTTTGTAATTGCTTTAATGGTCCTCATATTATGCAGTCGATCGGCAATTTTCACTAACAGAACTCTGATATCTTTTGATGTTGCTAAAATTAATTTTCTGAAATTCTCAACTTTAGAATTAGCTCCAGCTGAATTTTCAAATGCAGAAATTTTAGTTACACCGTCGACTAAATCAGCAACCTCATCACCAAATTCTTGTTTGATAGTTTCATAAGTTGCAAAAGTATCTTCTATAGTATCGTGCAACAGACCCGTTGTAATTGTAGCGCTATCTAATTTTAATTCAGTTAAAATATTTGCAACCTCAATTGGGTGAACAGAATAAGGATCACCCGAAGCTCTTTTTTGACTCTTATGTGCTTTAACAGCAAAATTATATGCTTTATCCAATTTTTCAGGATTAAGAAATTTATTGTAATCCTTAACTTTATTTATAAGTTCGTTTGAATTAAGCATAATTAATATTATACCATTAAATCAAATTTGTTTAATAGATCTAATGTCTCTATCAGGAAGCTGAGAAATCAAGGTTTTAACATCAATTTGTTTATAAGGATGGATCCAATTCTTTTGAATCTCAAATAATGGAAATAATACAAAGTTTCTTTTGTGCATCATTTTATGAGGTAAATTAATCTTAGAGTTTTTTTTTGATACCAAATTATTAAAATCGATTATATCTAAATCACATGTACGAGGAGCATTTTTTTCCGCTTTTTTTCTACCTAATTGATTTTCTATAGATTTACATATTTTTAATAGTTCTTGAGGACTGTAATAACATTTTAATTTTAAAATTATGTTTAGGAACTTAGGTTTTCGTGGGTCAGGCCAGGAAGGGGTTTCATAATAACTGGATACCGCGAGAACATCTAAGCTATGTTCTGCTAATAAAAATTTTGCTTTTTCTATATTTCTTTTCCTTATACCTAAATTTGAACCTATTCCTAAAAAAACAATTTTAGCTTGATTTTCTAATATATCTTGCCTTTTCACGGTTCCAATCTCTACTTTTTTTTGTTGCTCTTTTATCATATTGCTTTTTCCCTTTTGCAACAGCTAGTTCTATTTTAGCTTTTCCTTTTTTAAAATACATTTTTGTTGGAACTAATGTGAAACCATCTCTTTGCATTTTACCGATCAATTTATTTATTTCTTTTTTATTAAGAAGCAATTTTCTATCATCTATTGGGTTGTGATTAGAGTAACTGGCTTGCTTGTATGGAGATATATGTGAATTAATTAAAACAATTTCACCTCCCTTTTCAACAGCATAAGACTCAGCGATATTGACCTTGCCCTCTCTTACTGATTTAATCTCTGATCCCTTTAAAACAATTCCAGCTTCAAAAAGATCTTCAAAAAAATAATTAAAACTAGCTTTTCTATTTAAACAAATGATTTTCAAACCAGGATTGGTTTTTTTGTTCATTAAATTAACTTAGCAGACTGAAGAGTTTTTTTTACAATTTCTTTTGTTGTGTCTGTTACTTTTACAAGTGGTAGTCTCACATTGTCATCACAAAGTCCTAAAAGTTTTGCAGCATATTTTACAGGACTAGGATTGCTCTCAACAAACATTGAGTGATGAACTGGTTGTAATATTTTATCTAATCTTTCTGCTTCTTTCATTTCGTTATCTGTGTCTGATTTAGAGAATTTTTGAAAATCTGAGCAAAGTTTAGGTGCAATATTAGCTGTTACACTGATAGTACCTACTCCCCCACGTTTATTAAATTCAAAAGCATTATCATCATTTCCTGTTAATTGAATAAAATCTTTACCCATTTTTGCAAGTGTCTGATTAACTCTATCTAAATCACCTGTTGCATCTTTAACTCCAACTATATTTTTTAATTCATACAGTCTGGCCATTGTATCCACTGACATA
Above is a genomic segment from Candidatus Pelagibacter sp. FZCC0015 containing:
- the folK gene encoding 2-amino-4-hydroxy-6-hydroxymethyldihydropteridine diphosphokinase; amino-acid sequence: MIKEQQKKVEIGTVKRQDILENQAKIVFLGIGSNLGIRKRNIEKAKFLLAEHSLDVLAVSSYYETPSWPDPRKPKFLNIILKLKCYYSPQELLKICKSIENQLGRKKAEKNAPRTCDLDIIDFNNLVSKKNSKINLPHKMMHKRNFVLFPLFEIQKNWIHPYKQIDVKTLISQLPDRDIRSIKQI
- the smpB gene encoding SsrA-binding protein SmpB, whose amino-acid sequence is MNKKTNPGLKIICLNRKASFNYFFEDLFEAGIVLKGSEIKSVREGKVNIAESYAVEKGGEIVLINSHISPYKQASYSNHNPIDDRKLLLNKKEINKLIGKMQRDGFTLVPTKMYFKKGKAKIELAVAKGKKQYDKRATKKSRDWNREKARYIRKSS
- the dapA gene encoding 4-hydroxy-tetrahydrodipicolinate synthase, with the translated sequence MFKGSNVALITPFKNNGLDEEAYIKLIHFHIDNGTNGLVPAGTTGESPTLSHDEHQRVIDLCIKESNGKIPVIAGTGSNSTEEAISLTTHAEKAGANGALIVTPYYNKPTQEGLYQHYKAINDKCGIPIIIYNIPGRSVIDMSVDTMARLYELKNIVGVKDATGDLDRVNQTLAKMGKDFIQLTGNDDNAFEFNKRGGVGTISVTANIAPKLCSDFQKFSKSDTDNEMKEAERLDKILQPVHHSMFVESNPSPVKYAAKLLGLCDDNVRLPLVKVTDTTKEIVKKTLQSAKLI